A single window of Rubripirellula lacrimiformis DNA harbors:
- a CDS encoding diacylglycerol/lipid kinase family protein has protein sequence MNCKTVFWNSGSGRSAEVGQVRQAMGSQSNHWIDLAETSDLSAAVKEAVANGCESVVAVGGDGTVNAIVNALMAVDAHARPTLAIIPLGTANDFAGTLNIPDDIAEAASLVDHPACPVDIVRISGTGAPRYYANMAAGGNCVRVSEAMTDEVKARWGSLSYIRGAVDVLPDMHTFRIDATCDDEKFTSLDCWAVLVANGKTNAGRIEVAPLASPTDGLFDVIIIRDGTVGDMVEIVTKNLMGDFLDSEQIIFRQVRSLQLQSSPTMRFTLDGEVFDDQPVQFDVVAGAIRIHCMVGI, from the coding sequence GTGAACTGCAAAACTGTATTTTGGAATTCTGGTTCCGGTCGTTCCGCAGAAGTCGGTCAAGTGCGACAAGCGATGGGGAGCCAATCGAACCATTGGATCGATCTGGCAGAAACATCCGACCTGTCCGCCGCTGTCAAAGAGGCCGTGGCCAACGGGTGTGAGTCGGTCGTTGCCGTGGGCGGTGATGGGACGGTCAACGCGATCGTCAATGCGTTGATGGCAGTGGACGCCCATGCAAGGCCCACCTTGGCCATCATCCCGTTGGGGACGGCAAACGATTTCGCCGGCACGTTGAACATTCCCGACGATATCGCCGAGGCTGCCAGTCTGGTTGATCATCCGGCATGTCCTGTGGATATCGTGCGTATCAGCGGAACCGGGGCCCCACGCTATTACGCAAACATGGCTGCCGGGGGCAACTGTGTCCGCGTTAGCGAAGCGATGACGGACGAAGTGAAGGCGCGATGGGGTTCGCTCAGCTATATCCGCGGTGCGGTGGACGTGCTGCCCGACATGCACACCTTTCGAATCGACGCGACCTGTGACGATGAAAAGTTCACTTCGCTGGATTGCTGGGCTGTCTTGGTTGCCAACGGCAAGACCAACGCAGGGCGAATCGAGGTTGCACCGCTCGCGTCACCGACCGACGGTTTGTTCGATGTGATCATCATCCGTGATGGCACGGTCGGTGATATGGTCGAAATCGTGACCAAGAACTTAATGGGTGACTTTCTGGATAGCGAACAGATCATCTTTCGCCAAGTGCGTTCATTGCAGCTGCAGTCATCACCGACCATGAGGTTCACGTTGGACGGCGAGGTCTTTGACGACCAACCCGTTCAGTTTGATGTGGTCGCAGGTGCCATCCGCATCCATTGCATGGTTGGCATCTGA
- a CDS encoding AI-2E family transporter yields the protein MTTTKSDLATISAVAQQLAVVLTVAALFFARDVFIPLALGLLLSFLLSPIVSRLRRMGVPNVMAVVTTAALAFLLLAAGFTLLGRELTTLVGDLPKHKDELVSKARSVAGMTTGVGGSLDDLADEVTKAIEQEAAPELQADDQGEGDVELTLMQQLTDKVFPAMKASPEKLPNDGTSTRRPLFVRQVPDALPLASWASSAGTVLGPLATAGLVSVFAIFMLIHREDLRDRIIAVVSHGNYVTTTEALDEAAGRISRYLIAQTIVNTSYGFVLTIGLVIIGNSLTADGEFPNAVLWGVLATCLRFVPYIGPTVSAVFPLAIALSVFPGYSVFVAVLVLIITMELLSNNILEPWLYGASTGISAVAVIVAAVFWGWLWGPVGLLLSTPLTVCLVVLGRYVPRFKILATLLGEEVEIPTSMRLYQRLLASDEHHAREILFHHLDQKDLDSTCDRVLVPVLKRIRSDHDADHLTDADASRLFAMIGGLIAELNDRFDDADDGDLNEVDGLPVVAGCMSHHFSEALVLNLIRTGGRTEHDLRSIGDEVLPPDIGRQIIAMAPVVVVIVVLPKGGFAQARYMCKAIRSEGYTGPVVVACLGKFKNYNKLFVRFRKAGASSMTTTYSQTQSKIQSILRLHHSPSIDSSSLANSDSAPVPGSTNEQQSV from the coding sequence ATGACCACAACGAAGTCCGACCTTGCGACTATCTCGGCAGTCGCCCAACAATTGGCGGTTGTGCTGACGGTTGCGGCGTTGTTCTTTGCCCGTGACGTGTTCATTCCATTGGCGCTGGGCCTGCTGTTGTCGTTCTTGCTAAGCCCGATCGTCAGCCGGTTGCGGCGAATGGGAGTCCCCAACGTCATGGCGGTGGTGACGACCGCGGCGCTCGCGTTTTTGTTGCTTGCCGCCGGCTTTACGCTGCTTGGTCGCGAACTGACCACGCTGGTCGGTGACCTGCCGAAGCACAAAGACGAATTGGTTTCGAAGGCTCGCAGTGTTGCCGGGATGACGACCGGCGTCGGCGGGTCGCTGGATGACTTGGCGGACGAAGTCACCAAGGCGATCGAACAAGAAGCAGCACCGGAATTGCAGGCCGATGACCAGGGCGAAGGCGACGTCGAACTGACCTTGATGCAGCAGTTGACCGACAAGGTCTTTCCAGCGATGAAGGCCAGTCCGGAAAAATTGCCCAACGACGGGACATCAACTCGGCGGCCGTTGTTCGTTCGTCAGGTGCCCGATGCCCTGCCCCTCGCATCCTGGGCATCGTCAGCCGGGACCGTATTGGGACCGTTGGCCACCGCCGGTTTGGTCAGTGTCTTCGCAATTTTTATGCTGATTCATCGAGAGGATCTACGCGATCGCATCATCGCGGTCGTTAGCCATGGCAACTACGTCACCACGACAGAGGCCTTGGACGAAGCGGCCGGCCGGATCAGTCGCTATCTGATCGCGCAAACAATCGTCAACACTTCGTACGGGTTTGTTCTGACGATCGGATTGGTGATCATCGGCAACAGTTTGACTGCGGACGGTGAATTCCCCAACGCGGTGCTATGGGGAGTGTTGGCGACGTGTCTGCGATTCGTTCCCTACATCGGCCCGACGGTGTCCGCCGTGTTCCCCTTGGCGATCGCGTTGTCCGTGTTTCCTGGATACAGTGTGTTCGTTGCCGTTTTGGTGTTGATCATCACCATGGAACTGCTTAGCAACAATATTCTGGAGCCCTGGCTGTACGGTGCTAGCACAGGGATTTCTGCGGTCGCGGTGATCGTCGCGGCGGTCTTTTGGGGATGGCTGTGGGGGCCCGTCGGTTTGTTGCTCTCGACGCCGTTGACGGTTTGCTTGGTCGTCTTGGGGCGTTATGTGCCGCGGTTCAAAATTCTGGCGACGTTGTTAGGCGAAGAGGTCGAAATTCCGACTTCGATGCGTCTGTATCAACGTTTGCTGGCCAGCGATGAACACCATGCCAGGGAGATTCTGTTTCATCATCTGGATCAGAAAGATTTGGATTCGACCTGCGATCGAGTTCTGGTCCCAGTGCTGAAACGCATTCGGTCGGATCATGATGCGGATCATTTGACGGATGCGGACGCCAGCCGCTTGTTCGCCATGATCGGTGGGTTGATCGCTGAATTGAACGACCGTTTCGACGACGCGGATGATGGCGATCTGAACGAAGTTGATGGATTGCCAGTGGTTGCCGGGTGCATGTCGCATCACTTCAGCGAGGCGTTGGTATTGAATCTGATTCGTACCGGTGGCCGGACCGAGCATGACCTGCGTAGCATTGGTGATGAGGTCTTGCCGCCCGATATCGGTCGGCAAATCATCGCGATGGCGCCTGTGGTTGTGGTCATTGTCGTGTTGCCCAAGGGCGGGTTTGCACAGGCACGCTATATGTGCAAGGCGATCCGCAGCGAAGGGTACACTGGGCCTGTGGTGGTTGCGTGCCTGGGCAAATTTAAGAACTACAACAAGCTGTTCGTGCGGTTTCGCAAGGCCGGCGCCAGCAGCATGACGACGACGTATTCGCAAACTCAGTCAAAAATTCAATCCATTCTGCGGCTTCACCATTCGCCCAGTATCGATTCATCCAGTCTGGCAAATTCTGATTCAGCGCCGGTGCCTGGATCAACCAACGAACAACAATCTGTTTGA
- a CDS encoding LamG domain-containing protein has translation MSQNLCYRLAFLLACVALSAANPVMADQVGDLKSKGKLLFADDFNRDDGSSDEDAMGNGWTSNSPWRADGQKQAFLDDGSIRIVTAPGAGHAVTIFHDIEPAFQDCVASFRYRMNEPADTLSFDFNDPKCKTVHSGHLVIVKLSRKAIQIQDSKTGTMNLEVREKFKDTPQSPGKKRLMAATQVSIPFESRLGQWYDVAIRTQGDLLTLFVDGKEMGELRSPGISHPTKRKLNIGAKTTSPDFDDLQVHSLDQ, from the coding sequence GTGAGTCAAAATCTTTGCTATCGATTGGCGTTTCTATTGGCTTGCGTTGCCCTGTCCGCGGCGAATCCGGTGATGGCCGACCAGGTTGGTGATCTGAAATCGAAGGGCAAACTCTTGTTTGCGGACGATTTCAATCGCGACGATGGTTCATCCGATGAAGACGCCATGGGAAACGGCTGGACATCGAACAGTCCTTGGCGGGCGGATGGTCAAAAGCAGGCGTTTCTGGACGATGGATCCATCCGAATCGTGACCGCGCCGGGGGCTGGGCATGCGGTCACGATCTTCCATGACATCGAACCCGCGTTCCAGGATTGCGTCGCGAGCTTTCGATACCGCATGAACGAACCGGCGGATACGTTGTCGTTCGACTTCAACGACCCCAAGTGCAAAACGGTCCACTCCGGTCACCTGGTGATCGTCAAGCTGTCCCGAAAGGCGATCCAGATCCAGGATTCGAAGACTGGCACGATGAACCTGGAGGTTCGTGAAAAGTTCAAGGACACGCCCCAGAGCCCTGGAAAAAAACGTCTGATGGCTGCGACGCAGGTTTCGATCCCTTTCGAATCCAGGCTCGGCCAATGGTACGACGTGGCGATCCGCACGCAAGGCGATTTGCTAACGCTGTTTGTCGACGGCAAAGAAATGGGGGAACTGCGCAGCCCTGGAATCTCGCACCCTACCAAGCGAAAGCTGAATATTGGCGCAAAAACGACTTCGCCTGATTTCGATGATCTGCAAGTGCATTCATTGGATCAGTAG
- a CDS encoding response regulator: MPTILLVDDNEDIRDMMTRFLQDHGYAVVTANNGLEAVLATAQAAPSLILMDVNMPELDGHEATRQIRAADPDKRIPVIALTAHALPGDEARSLAAGCDAFHSKPVNFKKLSDQISELLAETVSAPSPQANP; the protein is encoded by the coding sequence ATGCCCACGATACTTTTGGTCGACGATAACGAAGACATCCGAGACATGATGACTCGGTTTTTGCAGGACCATGGCTATGCCGTGGTGACGGCCAACAATGGTTTGGAAGCCGTGTTGGCGACCGCCCAGGCTGCACCGTCACTGATCTTGATGGATGTGAATATGCCGGAGCTTGACGGGCACGAGGCAACACGCCAGATTCGCGCCGCTGATCCGGACAAACGTATCCCGGTGATTGCGTTGACCGCGCATGCATTACCGGGGGACGAAGCTCGATCTCTTGCCGCCGGTTGTGATGCGTTTCATTCCAAACCGGTCAATTTCAAAAAACTATCGGACCAGATCAGCGAACTGCTCGCCGAAACGGTCTCTGCACCATCCCCACAAGCGAATCCATGA
- a CDS encoding PA2169 family four-helix-bundle protein translates to MTLETKTSLSDSTISNLQKLIRANIDSYNGFHESAEELSDPKVASLFRAMGDDRSAMASELQQYVSFNGEEAEDDGSVAAKTHRIWINIRGKLNGGDPYVILIEAERGEDHMKAAYEDALKETAGSAMNDVLTAQYVKVKAGHDKVRDLRDMYKNK, encoded by the coding sequence ATGACACTTGAAACTAAAACCAGTCTGAGCGACTCGACGATCAGCAACCTTCAGAAACTGATTCGAGCCAACATTGATTCCTACAATGGTTTCCACGAATCGGCCGAAGAACTGAGCGATCCAAAGGTCGCTAGCCTGTTCCGTGCAATGGGCGACGATCGCAGCGCGATGGCAAGCGAACTGCAGCAGTACGTTTCATTCAATGGCGAAGAAGCGGAAGACGACGGCAGCGTCGCGGCCAAGACGCACCGAATCTGGATCAACATCCGTGGAAAGCTCAACGGTGGCGATCCATACGTGATTCTGATCGAAGCGGAACGCGGCGAAGATCACATGAAGGCTGCCTACGAGGACGCGCTCAAAGAAACCGCTGGCAGCGCGATGAACGACGTTTTGACTGCCCAGTACGTCAAGGTGAAGGCTGGACACGACAAGGTCCGCGATCTTCGTGACATGTACAAGAACAAATAA
- a CDS encoding sulfatase family protein, with protein MIRLKLCSNLGLIACWIGLAVHVKAEQTQRPPDIVVYLADDLSAADLSIHGGTNIQTPAIDRLAADGMIFNRAFVASPSCAPSRAALLTGLMPARNGAEENHSYPDDSIFRLPTILNQIGYQTAAFGKVAHQRSAPDYHFETHDSKKEIPELRKSVKKFLENRTDQRPLALFVGVSDPHVPWPIQTTVDANAMTVPPRLLDTPRTRFQRARYLQEVKDLDAYLGDLRQLTDKHMSKDKLFVFSSDHGAQFPFGKWTLYDEGIHVPLIVAWEGKIQAGTRTNAMVSWVDILPTLIEIGGGRVPENLDGRSFAAVLRGETDSHRERIFTTHSGDRMMNVFLSRSIRTDRYKLIYNPHLEFAFTTHIDLLLRETSGDYFKQWTELAKSDKHAAEVVASYYGRPKYELFDLQSDPNEQTNLAGQPNLGSTESELQSQLNDWMQQQGDQFTVFHDPLMLDAPETWVPRKP; from the coding sequence ATGATCCGTTTGAAACTTTGCAGCAATCTTGGACTGATCGCATGTTGGATCGGCCTCGCCGTGCACGTGAAAGCCGAGCAAACGCAGCGTCCACCGGACATCGTCGTCTATTTGGCCGACGACCTTTCTGCCGCCGATCTATCCATCCACGGCGGGACTAACATCCAGACCCCAGCGATCGATCGGCTGGCTGCCGATGGGATGATCTTCAACCGGGCGTTTGTCGCCAGCCCCTCTTGTGCCCCCAGTCGCGCGGCGTTGCTGACCGGATTGATGCCCGCTCGCAATGGAGCCGAAGAAAACCATAGCTACCCCGATGATTCGATCTTTCGCCTGCCAACCATCCTGAATCAGATCGGGTACCAGACCGCGGCGTTCGGCAAAGTGGCTCACCAGCGAAGCGCCCCGGACTATCACTTCGAAACTCATGACTCGAAAAAGGAGATTCCCGAACTCCGAAAGAGCGTCAAGAAGTTCTTGGAAAACCGCACCGACCAGCGACCATTGGCCCTGTTTGTCGGCGTCTCTGATCCACACGTGCCGTGGCCCATCCAGACCACGGTCGATGCAAATGCGATGACGGTTCCGCCGCGTCTATTGGATACTCCGCGTACGCGATTCCAACGGGCGCGGTACCTGCAGGAAGTCAAAGACCTGGACGCCTACCTGGGCGACCTTCGTCAGTTGACGGACAAACACATGTCCAAAGACAAACTGTTCGTGTTCAGCAGCGACCACGGTGCCCAGTTTCCCTTTGGCAAGTGGACGCTCTATGACGAAGGAATCCATGTTCCGTTGATCGTCGCGTGGGAAGGAAAGATCCAAGCCGGCACCCGAACCAACGCGATGGTCAGCTGGGTCGATATTTTGCCGACGTTGATCGAGATAGGCGGCGGGCGTGTCCCTGAAAACCTGGACGGACGGTCCTTTGCCGCGGTGCTTCGAGGCGAAACCGATTCGCATCGCGAACGCATCTTCACCACTCACAGCGGCGACCGAATGATGAACGTCTTTCTAAGCCGTTCGATCCGCACCGATCGCTATAAGTTAATCTACAACCCGCACCTCGAATTCGCATTCACGACCCACATTGATTTGTTGCTGCGAGAAACATCGGGGGACTATTTCAAGCAATGGACCGAACTGGCCAAATCGGACAAGCACGCCGCAGAAGTCGTCGCCAGCTACTATGGCCGGCCAAAGTACGAACTATTCGATTTGCAATCGGATCCGAACGAGCAAACGAATCTGGCCGGACAACCCAACCTAGGCTCAACCGAATCGGAACTGCAGTCGCAGCTGAATGATTGGATGCAGCAGCAAGGCGATCAATTTACCGTTTTTCACGATCCGTTGATGCTGGATGCACCGGAAACCTGGGTCCCGCGAAAACCGTAG
- a CDS encoding transglutaminase-like domain-containing protein, giving the protein MNQIHVGCRLRYTVQSETTFLFNISVTQNTFQSTTNESIEVSPFHKIEECAVGPLGNRYLRMTANPGDLTIDYRATVELHANEVDSTDVCEVNYENLPADVLTYLNPSRYCESDKLLRFAGEEFGQLVPGYSRVTAICNWTFDHLTYTPGSTGPLTTACDVLIQRTGVCRDYAHLAISMCRACGIPARYVSGYAVRLQPPDFHGFFEAYLDGRWFLFDATRLAPVGGFVRIGTGRDAADVAFATIRGDAQSTEVTVWSDEQQGGDHMLDPDNVQTGVSSAS; this is encoded by the coding sequence ATGAACCAGATCCACGTTGGGTGCCGCCTTCGCTACACCGTTCAATCCGAAACCACTTTCCTGTTCAACATTTCGGTAACTCAGAATACGTTCCAGTCGACAACAAATGAATCGATTGAAGTCAGTCCATTTCACAAGATCGAAGAGTGTGCGGTAGGACCGCTTGGCAATCGCTATTTGCGGATGACGGCGAACCCGGGTGACCTGACGATCGATTACCGTGCGACGGTGGAACTGCATGCCAACGAAGTCGACTCGACCGATGTATGCGAGGTCAACTACGAGAATCTTCCCGCCGACGTGCTGACGTATTTGAATCCCAGTCGCTACTGCGAATCGGACAAGCTGCTTCGATTCGCCGGTGAAGAATTTGGGCAGTTGGTCCCCGGTTATTCGCGAGTGACGGCGATTTGCAACTGGACTTTCGACCATCTGACCTACACGCCGGGCAGCACGGGCCCGTTGACGACTGCCTGTGACGTTTTGATTCAGCGGACCGGTGTCTGCCGCGATTACGCGCATCTAGCGATCAGCATGTGTCGTGCTTGCGGTATCCCCGCTCGCTACGTTTCCGGATACGCCGTCAGACTTCAGCCACCGGATTTTCACGGATTTTTCGAAGCCTATTTGGATGGGCGTTGGTTCCTGTTTGATGCCACTCGGTTGGCACCCGTTGGCGGATTTGTTCGCATCGGAACCGGACGCGACGCCGCAGACGTTGCCTTTGCAACGATACGCGGTGATGCGCAAAGCACGGAAGTGACGGTTTGGTCCGACGAACAACAGGGCGGCGATCACATGCTAGACCCTGATAACGTCCAGACAGGAGTCAGTTCTGCGTCGTGA
- a CDS encoding SDR family NAD(P)-dependent oxidoreductase: MDLKLDNKLALVTGSTSGIGRSIAETLLREGARVIVNGRSQQSVDKALSHLDAGDRAIGIPADVGTADGCNHLLAEAKRQGEIEILINNAGIFEPKPFEQITDSDWMRFYEINVLSGVRLSRGVCNSMKQRGWGRIVFISSESGVSIPVEMIQYGMTKSAQLSISRGLAKAMKATGVTVNSVLPGPTWSEGVEQFVEDIAGDKSIDETKKAFFQEARPASLIQRFATTDEVAALVAYVCSEQAAATTGAALRCDGGIVDTCF, translated from the coding sequence ATGGATTTGAAACTGGACAACAAGCTGGCTCTCGTGACCGGATCCACGTCCGGTATCGGTCGTTCGATTGCAGAAACACTCCTTCGCGAAGGTGCTCGGGTGATCGTCAATGGCCGCAGCCAGCAATCGGTCGACAAGGCACTCAGCCACTTAGACGCAGGCGATCGTGCGATCGGCATCCCTGCCGACGTGGGAACCGCCGATGGTTGCAACCATCTGTTGGCCGAGGCCAAGCGGCAGGGTGAGATTGAAATTCTGATCAACAACGCTGGCATCTTCGAACCCAAACCGTTCGAACAGATCACGGATTCGGATTGGATGCGTTTCTATGAAATCAACGTGCTGAGCGGCGTTCGTCTGTCACGGGGCGTCTGCAATTCGATGAAACAGCGAGGCTGGGGACGGATCGTGTTCATCAGCAGCGAATCGGGCGTCAGCATCCCTGTCGAAATGATTCAATATGGAATGACCAAATCCGCACAGCTTTCGATCTCACGCGGCTTGGCCAAAGCGATGAAGGCGACGGGGGTGACCGTCAATAGCGTGCTGCCAGGGCCAACTTGGAGCGAAGGAGTCGAGCAGTTTGTGGAGGATATTGCCGGGGATAAGTCGATCGATGAAACCAAGAAAGCATTCTTTCAAGAAGCGCGGCCAGCATCGTTGATCCAGCGGTTCGCCACGACAGATGAAGTCGCTGCGTTAGTCGCGTATGTGTGCAGCGAGCAAGCGGCGGCTACCACGGGGGCTGCTCTGCGTTGTGACGGTGGAATCGTCGACACATGCTTTTAA
- a CDS encoding sulfatase-like hydrolase/transferase, whose translation MIQLCSIGRWATLVLIALTCQVTTATQPNVVFLLSDDQAWNDYGFMGHPHIQTPNLDELAKAGLVYERGYVTAPLCRPSLASLATGLYPHQTRIRGNDPVMPAGTNRNNNKQRWAQMRARMTAPMAHHPSFIKTLKANGYATLQTGKWWEGNPLDHGFSDAMTHGDVARGGRHGDVGLKIGRETMQPIYDFVDKATASQQPFFLWYGVFLPHSPHNAPQHLFEKYRDLAPNDSTAWYWANVEWLDQTCGQIVDHLKQQGIYENTIFVYTCDNGWVPDPDKRNRYVRSKRDPVEAGIRTPIFITHPKTIAAKRDTDALASNIDIAPTILRACGIDPPAEMTGLDLRDQNQLKARNRVFVDAYDHDSDLDQLDDLDSGLRARVVIDGWDKLIASPNGNELYDLKRDPDDRNDLSSTNSQTVDKLMGLIDQWLIRTEPAVPIR comes from the coding sequence ATGATACAGCTTTGTTCGATTGGCCGATGGGCCACACTGGTCTTGATCGCTTTGACTTGCCAGGTCACCACCGCCACGCAACCGAATGTCGTGTTCCTATTAAGCGACGACCAAGCCTGGAACGACTACGGGTTCATGGGACACCCGCACATCCAGACGCCGAACCTGGACGAACTGGCCAAGGCGGGATTGGTGTACGAACGCGGCTATGTGACCGCTCCGCTGTGCCGCCCGTCTCTGGCTAGTCTGGCGACCGGACTGTACCCGCACCAAACACGCATCCGCGGAAACGACCCGGTCATGCCAGCGGGAACCAACCGAAACAACAACAAACAGCGATGGGCTCAAATGCGGGCCCGCATGACGGCTCCCATGGCGCACCATCCATCGTTCATCAAAACATTGAAAGCGAATGGATACGCCACTTTGCAGACCGGAAAATGGTGGGAAGGCAATCCGCTGGACCATGGCTTCTCGGATGCAATGACCCATGGCGATGTTGCCCGCGGCGGACGGCACGGCGACGTAGGTCTCAAGATCGGCCGCGAAACCATGCAGCCCATCTACGATTTCGTCGACAAGGCAACCGCCAGTCAACAACCGTTCTTTCTTTGGTACGGAGTCTTCCTGCCGCACTCGCCTCACAACGCCCCACAACATCTGTTCGAAAAGTACCGGGATCTGGCGCCCAATGATTCGACCGCATGGTACTGGGCCAATGTCGAATGGCTGGACCAAACATGTGGACAGATCGTCGACCATTTGAAACAGCAGGGGATCTACGAAAACACGATCTTTGTCTACACCTGCGACAACGGGTGGGTGCCCGATCCCGACAAACGCAACCGCTACGTTCGATCGAAACGCGATCCTGTCGAAGCGGGCATTCGCACGCCGATCTTCATCACTCACCCCAAGACCATCGCGGCCAAGCGTGACACGGACGCGTTGGCCAGCAATATCGATATCGCGCCGACCATTCTGCGGGCTTGCGGGATCGATCCGCCGGCCGAGATGACCGGGCTGGATCTACGCGACCAAAACCAGTTGAAAGCTCGCAACCGCGTGTTTGTCGATGCCTATGACCATGACAGCGATTTGGATCAGCTGGATGATCTGGATAGCGGACTACGCGCTCGGGTAGTGATCGACGGATGGGACAAACTGATTGCATCGCCCAACGGAAACGAGCTCTATGATCTGAAGCGGGACCCCGATGACCGCAACGATTTGTCATCGACAAACTCGCAGACCGTCGACAAGCTGATGGGCTTGATCGATCAATGGCTAATACGGACGGAACCTGCGGTCCCCATTCGCTAA